A DNA window from Cervus elaphus chromosome 17, mCerEla1.1, whole genome shotgun sequence contains the following coding sequences:
- the LOC122673533 gene encoding zinc finger protein 322-like, which translates to MYTSEERENQRTQKWKIYHVCPQKGKKIFIHVHEITQIDDQIYQCLEHEQNFCENLALIMCERTHTGEKPYRCDMCEKTFIQSSDLISHQRIHSYEKPYKCSKCEKSFWHHLALSGHQRMHAGKKFYTCDICGKNFGQSSDLLVHQRSHTGEKPYLCSECDKCFSRSTNLIRHRRTHTGEKPFKCLECEKAFSGKSDLISHQRTHTGERPYKCNKCEKSYRHRSAFIVHKRVHTGEKPYKCGACEKCFGQKSDLIVHQRVHTGEKPYKCLECMRSFTRSANLIRHQATHTHTFKCLEYEKSFSCSSDLIVHQRIHMEEKPHQWSACESGFLLGMDFVAQQKMRTQTEELHYKYSVCDKSFHQSSALFQHQTIHIGEKPYICNVAEKDLELSPPHVSEASQMS; encoded by the coding sequence ATGTACActtcagaagagagagagaatcagagaactcaaaaatggaaaatatatcatGTATGCCCTCAGAAGGgtaaaaagatttttattcatGTGCATGAGATTACTCAAATAGATGATCAGATATACCAGTGCCTTGAACATGAGCAAAACTTTTGTGAAAACTTAGCTCTTATTATGTGTGAGAGAACCCACACTGGGGAGAAACCTTATAGATGTGATATGTGTGAGAAAACCTTCATCCAAAGCTCAGATCTTATTTCACATCAGAGGATCCACAGTTatgagaaaccttataaatgtagcAAATGTGAGAAGAGCTTTTGGCACCACTTAGCCCTTTCAGGACACCAGAGAATGCATGCAGGTAAAAAATTCTATACATGTGATATCTGTGGCAAGAATTTTGGTCAGAGCTCTGATCTGCTTGTCCACCAGCGAAGCCATACAGGCGAGAAACCGTATCTGTGTAGTGAGTGTGATAAATGCTTCAGCCGAAGTACAAACCTCATAAGGCACCGAAGAACTCACACGGGTGAGAAACCATTTAAGTGTCTggagtgtgaaaaagcttttagTGGGAAATCCGATCTTATTAGCCACCAGAGAACTCATACTGGTGAAAGACCCTACAAATGTAATAAGTGTGAGAAAAGTTACCGACACCGGTCAGCCTTCATTGTTCATAAAAGAGTACATACTGGGGAGAAGCCCTATAAGTGTGGTGCCTGTGAGAAATGTTTTGGCCAGAAATCAGACCTTATTGTACACCAGAGAGTCCACACAGGTGAGAAGCCGTATAAATGCTTGGAATGTATGAGAAGTTTTACCCGGAGTGCCAACCTCATCAGGCACCAGGCAACTCACACTCACACTTTTAAATGCCTTGAATATGAGAAGAGCTTCAGCTGTAGTTCAGACCTTATTGTACATCAAAGAATTCACATGGAAGAGAAACCGCATCAGTGGTCTGCATGTGAGAGTGGCTTCCTCCTAGGCATGGACTTCGTTGCCCAACAGAAAATGAGAACTCAGACAGAGGAGCTGCATTATAAATACAGTGTCTGTGATAAAAGCTTTCACCAGAGCTCAGCCCTTTTTCAACATCAGACAATCCACATCGGTGAAAAACCATATATCTGTAATGTAGCTGAGAAAGATCTTGAGCTCAGCCCTCCCCATGTATCAGAAGCCTCACAGATGTCTTGA